In Gossypium arboreum isolate Shixiya-1 chromosome 5, ASM2569848v2, whole genome shotgun sequence, a single genomic region encodes these proteins:
- the LOC108451664 gene encoding uncharacterized mitochondrial protein AtMg00310-like: MVAKLDGYLGLPLHVGNKKTSSLQSILDRTASRINSWSKRLLSNGDKEIFIKSILQSILTYAFSVFFAPNSVLEELQSLLSRVWWGGKDRNKGWNMMSWDMMCYPKGMEGLGFRDLRRFNVAFLGRQVWHLINYKDTLCYKVLSAKYFPKGDVFYPKSMDKPSYTWQSIAKAASVSHEGFS; this comes from the coding sequence ATGGTGGCCAAGCTCGATGGTTATCTTGGTCTTCCTCTACATGTTGGAAATAAGAAGACTAGTTCTTTACAAAGTATCTTGGATCGTACGGCCAGTAGAATCAATAGCTGGTCAAAGAGATTATTATCTAATGGCGATAAGGAGATATTTATAAAGTCCATCCTTCAGTCGATCTTGACTTATGCTTTCTCAGTGTTCTTTGCCCCTAACAGTGTCCTTGAGGAGCTCCAATCTTTGCTTAGCCGTGTGTGGTGGGGGGGAAAGGATAGAAACAAGGGCTGGAACATGATGTCGTGGGACATGATGTGCTACCCCAAGGGTATGGAGGGTCTTGGCTTCAGGGATTTACGTCGCTTTAATGTGGCTTTCTTGGGCCGGCAAGTGTGGCACCTCATTAACTACAAAGATACCTTATGTTACAAAGTCTTAAGTGCTAAATACTTTCCCAAGGGTGATGTGTTTTACCCCAAGAGCATGGATAAACCTTCATATACGTGGCAGAGTATAGCTAAGGCTGCTAGTGTTTCGCATGAGGGTTTCAGCTAG